A region from the uncultured Bacteroides sp. genome encodes:
- a CDS encoding class II fructose-bisphosphate aldolase: MISYKELGLVNTKEMFAKAVKGGYAIPAFNFNNMEQLQAIIMAASETKSPVILQVSKGARAYANQTLLRYMAEGAVEYAKELGCAKPEIVLHLDHGDTFETCKSCIDMGFSSVMIDGSHLPYDENVAITKKVVEYAHQFDVTVEGELGVLAGVEDEVSADHHTYTKPEEVVDFVTKTGCDSLAISIGTSHGANKFTPEQCTRDAKGRLVPPPLAFDVLEGVEKELPGFPIVLHGSSSVPEEEVETINKYGGAMKDAIGIPEEELRKAAASAVCKINIDSDSRLAMTAAVRKVFAEKPAEFDPRKYLGPARDNMKKLYKHKIESVLGSAGKLAE, encoded by the coding sequence ATGATTAGTTACAAAGAATTAGGCCTTGTAAACACCAAAGAGATGTTTGCTAAAGCTGTTAAAGGCGGATATGCAATTCCTGCTTTTAATTTCAACAATATGGAACAGCTGCAAGCTATTATTATGGCTGCTTCAGAAACCAAGTCTCCTGTTATCCTTCAGGTTTCTAAAGGAGCTCGTGCTTATGCAAACCAAACTTTGCTTCGCTACATGGCTGAAGGTGCCGTAGAGTACGCAAAAGAATTGGGCTGTGCAAAACCGGAAATAGTGTTGCATCTTGATCATGGTGATACATTTGAAACTTGTAAATCATGTATTGACATGGGTTTTTCTTCTGTGATGATTGACGGTTCTCATCTTCCTTATGATGAAAATGTGGCTATTACAAAGAAAGTGGTAGAATACGCTCATCAGTTTGATGTAACTGTAGAAGGTGAACTCGGTGTACTTGCCGGCGTTGAAGATGAAGTTTCTGCCGATCACCATACATATACAAAACCGGAAGAAGTTGTTGACTTCGTTACTAAAACAGGTTGCGATAGCTTAGCTATCTCTATCGGTACTTCTCATGGTGCTAACAAATTTACCCCTGAACAGTGTACTCGTGACGCTAAAGGACGTTTGGTACCTCCTCCATTGGCATTCGACGTATTAGAAGGTGTAGAAAAGGAACTTCCGGGATTTCCTATTGTTCTTCACGGATCATCTTCGGTACCAGAAGAAGAAGTTGAAACAATCAACAAATATGGTGGAGCGATGAAAGATGCTATCGGTATTCCTGAAGAGGAACTTCGCAAAGCTGCTGCTTCTGCTGTTTGCAAAATCAATATTGATTCTGATAGCCGTTTGGCCATGACTGCTGCTGTACGTAAAGTCTTTGCAGAAAAGCCGGCTGAATTTGATCCTCGTAAATATCTGGGACCAGCCCGTGATAATATGAAGAAGTTGTACAAGCATAAAATTGAAAGTGTGCTTGGTTCTGCAGGAAAACTAGCTGAGTAA
- a CDS encoding glycoside hydrolase family 13 protein, whose protein sequence is MKKLLFLLSYLLLSISIHATMNVSRIDPPFWYVGMQNPELQLMVYGPEIGTASVSVNYPGVSLSSIVKLESRNYLLVYLSLDKEVKPGKIQLTFTQGKKKTIKEYELKARKMKGCQRKGFDASDALYLLMPDRFANGNPGNDYIKGMAPYTVDRNDPNARHGGDLAGIEKHLDYFSDLGITTLWFTPVLENNMTGGSYHGYATTDYYKIDPRFGTNEEYKSLIEKAHDKGLKIVMDMIFNHCGVEHPWIKDIPSKDWFNHSDFKKNFVQTSFKLTPHVDPYASQYDFEQMNDGWFVTAMPDLNQRNPHVYRYLVQNSFWWIEYAGIDGIRMDTYPYADYNAMSNWMKELNEEYPNYNVVGETWVTEPAYTAWWQKDSKLSTPKNSNLKTVMDFSLFDKINKAKDEETDPYSTGLNRIYNNFAYDFLYPNPASVLAFYENHDTDRFLGNGQDLKALKQAVTLLLTTRRIPQLYYGTEVMMNGTKAKSDGYVRKDFPGGWAGDNENAFAPSGRSKIQNECYNFYRTILQWRKGNDIIAKGDMIQFMPQNGVYVYARTYKGKTVVVMLNGCNKEVTVPLSRYSEILNNKSQGKEIISGQTIELDKELTMSAHESMIIEL, encoded by the coding sequence ATGAAAAAATTACTCTTCTTATTAAGTTATTTGTTACTATCCATTAGTATCCATGCAACTATGAATGTGAGTCGAATCGATCCGCCTTTCTGGTATGTGGGCATGCAAAATCCAGAATTACAATTGATGGTCTACGGGCCCGAAATAGGTACTGCCTCCGTATCGGTCAATTATCCGGGAGTATCTTTGAGCAGTATAGTAAAATTAGAAAGCAGGAACTACCTCCTTGTCTATTTGTCGCTGGATAAGGAAGTTAAGCCGGGAAAAATTCAACTAACATTTACACAGGGAAAAAAGAAAACGATTAAAGAATACGAGCTCAAAGCCCGTAAAATGAAAGGGTGCCAACGCAAAGGCTTCGATGCTTCGGATGCTCTTTACTTATTAATGCCCGATCGCTTTGCCAATGGCAACCCGGGGAATGACTATATCAAAGGAATGGCTCCTTATACGGTAGATCGCAACGACCCTAACGCCCGCCACGGAGGCGACTTAGCCGGTATAGAAAAACATCTGGACTATTTTTCTGATTTAGGCATCACAACCCTATGGTTTACTCCCGTATTAGAAAACAATATGACGGGTGGTTCTTACCATGGATACGCCACAACTGATTATTACAAGATAGATCCCCGATTCGGCACCAATGAAGAATATAAGTCACTCATCGAAAAAGCCCATGACAAAGGGCTAAAGATAGTGATGGATATGATCTTCAACCACTGTGGTGTAGAGCACCCATGGATAAAGGATATACCATCAAAAGACTGGTTTAATCATTCCGATTTTAAGAAAAACTTTGTTCAGACTTCTTTTAAGCTTACCCCACATGTAGATCCTTATGCTTCGCAATATGACTTCGAGCAAATGAATGACGGATGGTTTGTTACCGCCATGCCCGACCTCAATCAACGTAATCCGCATGTCTATCGATATTTAGTTCAAAACAGTTTTTGGTGGATAGAATATGCCGGAATAGACGGCATACGCATGGATACCTATCCTTATGCAGACTACAATGCCATGAGTAACTGGATGAAAGAGCTCAACGAAGAGTATCCAAATTACAATGTAGTGGGTGAAACATGGGTTACCGAACCAGCCTACACCGCTTGGTGGCAAAAAGATTCCAAACTATCCACACCTAAAAATAGTAATTTAAAAACAGTAATGGATTTCAGCCTTTTCGATAAAATAAACAAAGCCAAAGACGAAGAAACCGATCCTTATTCTACCGGACTAAACCGCATTTATAACAATTTTGCATATGATTTCCTCTATCCTAATCCTGCCTCAGTACTGGCATTCTATGAGAATCATGATACCGATCGATTTCTTGGCAACGGACAGGATTTGAAAGCACTGAAGCAAGCAGTTACTTTGCTCCTCACCACTCGCCGCATTCCTCAGCTTTACTATGGAACAGAAGTGATGATGAACGGCACAAAGGCCAAGAGCGACGGATATGTACGCAAAGATTTTCCCGGAGGATGGGCCGGAGATAATGAAAATGCGTTTGCACCATCCGGAAGAAGTAAGATTCAAAACGAATGCTACAATTTCTACCGTACTATTTTGCAATGGCGCAAAGGCAACGATATAATAGCCAAAGGAGATATGATTCAGTTCATGCCACAAAATGGAGTATATGTCTACGCACGCACATACAAAGGCAAAACAGTTGTAGTGATGCTCAATGGTTGCAATAAAGAAGTTACCGTTCCACTAAGCCGTTATTCTGAAATTTTAAATAATAAATCGCAAGGAAAAGAAATCATCAGTGGTCAAACGATAGAATTAGACAAAGAACTGACTATGTCAGCCCATGAGTCGATGATTATTGAGCTTTAA
- a CDS encoding tetratricopeptide repeat protein, translated as MKQVITLAFLCVCFTMKAQTPSLIQQAIANYNYETALKLIEKEKAPTTQLLFLKAQALKGLNQPSDALTVYQDIIKSEPDNNRALIETAECNRLLGKYREALRFYEKAHQLSPSNKYVQLQQISLLCNLEQFTAAKKACNELMKNDSSVVSQRLLAQCYEGLSKTDSAIICYNMILKSAPEDYLSVARLASLHIKQNNMQSAIECTEEYRKKDTTNLFVNKQNAQAYCLAKNYTTAINRYKYLVNQGDSSYLTCYYLGICYYATEKFYDAHDFLSIALKEDPKNINLLYYMARSCAKTSWKKEGVDYMNQAIDLTIPSDTTMIRLYIGLADCYKLAGMPDNQIEALQQQYKYDRKNSKLLYQMGAIYQDVLKNDKKAEQYLEMFLKTRPKEQKEKAAVINNRGEVEMDDTAFYNAAIKRLEKIRKERFFREGVSQKELKDNENTAVKDTETRD; from the coding sequence ATGAAACAAGTTATTACATTGGCTTTTCTTTGCGTTTGTTTCACAATGAAAGCGCAAACCCCGAGTCTTATTCAGCAAGCAATAGCAAACTACAATTATGAAACGGCACTCAAACTGATAGAAAAAGAAAAAGCACCCACCACTCAACTTCTATTCTTAAAAGCACAAGCGCTGAAAGGATTAAATCAACCGAGCGATGCACTAACCGTATACCAAGATATAATAAAATCGGAGCCAGACAACAACCGCGCGCTGATAGAAACAGCAGAATGTAACAGACTGCTTGGCAAATACAGAGAAGCTCTTCGCTTTTATGAGAAAGCGCATCAATTAAGTCCCTCTAACAAGTACGTTCAACTGCAACAGATCAGTCTCTTATGCAATTTAGAACAATTTACTGCTGCCAAAAAGGCATGTAATGAACTAATGAAGAATGATAGTTCAGTGGTGTCACAACGTTTGCTGGCCCAATGCTATGAGGGTTTATCAAAAACAGACTCTGCCATCATTTGTTACAACATGATTTTGAAAAGTGCGCCTGAAGATTACCTCTCTGTAGCACGTCTGGCTAGTTTACATATCAAGCAAAACAATATGCAATCGGCCATTGAATGCACAGAAGAGTATCGTAAGAAAGATACAACCAACCTCTTCGTGAACAAACAAAATGCACAAGCTTATTGCCTAGCCAAAAATTATACTACAGCTATCAATCGGTATAAGTATCTCGTGAACCAAGGCGATTCCAGCTACCTCACATGCTATTACTTAGGGATATGCTACTATGCCACTGAAAAATTTTACGACGCTCATGATTTTCTGAGCATTGCTCTCAAAGAAGATCCTAAAAACATAAATTTACTCTACTATATGGCCCGTTCCTGCGCCAAAACATCTTGGAAAAAAGAAGGAGTAGACTATATGAACCAAGCCATTGATCTCACCATTCCATCGGACACCACAATGATCCGATTGTACATTGGATTAGCCGATTGTTACAAACTTGCGGGAATGCCTGATAATCAGATAGAAGCTTTACAGCAGCAATACAAATATGATCGTAAAAATTCGAAGTTACTCTATCAAATGGGTGCCATATATCAGGACGTATTAAAAAACGACAAAAAAGCTGAACAGTACCTAGAAATGTTTCTAAAAACCAGACCAAAGGAACAAAAAGAAAAAGCGGCAGTAATCAACAACAGAGGTGAAGTGGAAATGGACGATACTGCTTTTTATAACGCCGCGATCAAACGTTTGGAAAAGATACGTAAAGAAAGATTTTTTAGAGAAGGAGTTTCCCAAAAAGAGCTAAAAGACAATGAAAACACAGCAGTAAAAGACACAGAAACCAGAGACTAA
- a CDS encoding sodium ion-translocating decarboxylase subunit beta, which yields MGEFMSFISNNLADFWGYTGFANATSQHLIMLAVGLFFLFLAIKKDFEPMLLIPIGFGILIGNIPFKIDAGLEVGIYEQGSVLNILYQGVKTGWYPPLVFLGIGAMTDFSALISNPKLMLIGAAAQFGIFGAYMVALALGFEPNQAAGIAIIGGADGPTAIFLSSKLAPNLMGAIAVSAYSYMALVPVIQPPVMRLLTTKKERLIRMKPARQVSHTEKIMFPIIGLLLTCFLVPSGLPLLGMLFFGNLLKESGVTRRLADTASGPLIDTITILLGLTVGASTQASEFLTSSTLYIFFLGFMAFIIATTSGVLFVKIFNLVLPKAKKINPLIGNAGVSAVPMSARISQNIGLEYDPTNYLLMHAMGPNVAGVIGSAVAAGVLLGFLS from the coding sequence ATGGGAGAATTTATGTCATTCATATCGAACAACCTCGCAGACTTCTGGGGATATACCGGATTTGCCAACGCAACATCTCAACACCTCATCATGCTTGCCGTAGGTTTGTTCTTCCTCTTTCTTGCAATTAAGAAAGACTTCGAACCGATGCTCCTTATCCCCATCGGATTTGGTATTCTCATCGGTAATATTCCTTTTAAAATAGATGCCGGACTCGAAGTAGGGATCTACGAACAAGGATCGGTACTTAATATTTTATATCAGGGAGTAAAAACCGGATGGTATCCTCCGTTAGTATTCCTCGGGATTGGTGCCATGACGGACTTTTCGGCGTTGATCTCTAATCCGAAGCTGATGCTAATCGGTGCAGCTGCTCAGTTTGGTATTTTCGGAGCTTATATGGTTGCATTGGCACTGGGCTTTGAACCTAATCAGGCTGCCGGTATCGCTATCATTGGTGGAGCAGACGGTCCTACCGCCATCTTCCTTTCATCGAAACTGGCTCCAAACTTGATGGGCGCCATTGCCGTATCGGCCTACTCATATATGGCACTGGTTCCGGTTATTCAACCACCAGTCATGCGCTTACTAACAACAAAGAAGGAAAGATTAATCCGTATGAAACCTGCCCGCCAAGTATCTCATACAGAAAAAATAATGTTTCCTATCATTGGTTTGTTACTTACTTGCTTCTTAGTTCCGTCGGGCCTTCCATTACTTGGAATGCTATTTTTCGGTAACTTGCTGAAAGAAAGTGGAGTAACCCGCCGTTTGGCCGATACAGCAAGTGGACCTCTAATTGATACGATCACCATACTTTTAGGATTAACAGTGGGTGCATCTACTCAGGCAAGTGAGTTCCTCACTTCCAGTACACTCTATATCTTCTTCCTTGGATTCATGGCATTTATTATTGCCACTACATCAGGTGTACTCTTTGTGAAAATATTCAATCTGGTTCTTCCGAAGGCTAAGAAAATCAATCCACTTATTGGTAATGCAGGGGTATCAGCCGTACCTATGTCAGCACGTATTTCGCAAAATATAGGTTTGGAGTATGACCCAACCAACTATTTGTTGATGCACGCCATGGGCCCGAACGTAGCGGGAGTCATTGGCTCTGCAGTTGCTGCCGGTGTATTGCTTGGATTCCTGAGCTAA
- a CDS encoding biotin/lipoyl-containing protein — protein sequence MKQYKYKINGNLYNVTVNDIEENVARVEVNGTPYNVEMDKPLKAAPKPITRPAAAPKTPAGTPVVAKPATTSSKSGVKSPLPGVVLDIKVKEGDAVKKGQLIIILEAMKMENNINADKDGIVSAIKVSKGDSVLEGTDLIIIE from the coding sequence ATGAAACAATATAAGTATAAAATCAACGGCAACCTCTACAATGTTACAGTTAATGACATTGAAGAAAATGTGGCTCGCGTAGAGGTAAACGGAACTCCATACAATGTAGAAATGGATAAGCCTCTGAAAGCAGCTCCCAAACCAATTACCCGTCCGGCAGCTGCACCTAAAACTCCTGCAGGAACTCCAGTTGTGGCAAAGCCAGCCACTACTTCATCTAAGAGTGGAGTTAAATCTCCGCTACCGGGTGTTGTTCTTGATATCAAGGTGAAAGAAGGTGATGCTGTGAAAAAAGGACAACTTATCATTATTCTGGAAGCTATGAAGATGGAGAATAACATCAACGCCGACAAAGATGGTATAGTATCAGCAATCAAAGTAAGTAAGGGCGATTCTGTTCTGGAAGGCACTGACTTAATCATAATCGAATAA
- a CDS encoding OadG family transporter subunit produces MNKRKTGILIVLLAAVSLSSYGQGAKSLKINEVLVKNTENFQDNYGQRHAWIEIFNTSFASVDIKSCYLTNDKRVLDPNLSVEEKEKIMYSIPKSDILTDIPPRQHLLFWADGMANRGTFHLNFKLDTIASNWIALYDANGRTLIDSITVPANIPANFSYAREADGKSKWVIKGGSDESYVTPETNNLTQDKQEKVVGFRKHDAIGIGMSVMAMSIVFFGLILLYLSFRIVGAISVKLAKRNAMRAHGITDLKEAKEKAMGTESGEVFAAIALALHEYQDNVHDIEDTILTINRVKRNYSPWSSKIYTLRQTPRK; encoded by the coding sequence ATGAATAAAAGAAAAACAGGAATACTTATCGTTTTGCTGGCAGCTGTCAGTCTTAGCTCGTACGGGCAAGGGGCAAAAAGCTTAAAAATCAACGAAGTACTGGTTAAAAACACCGAGAACTTTCAAGATAACTACGGGCAACGCCATGCTTGGATAGAAATCTTTAATACCTCATTTGCCAGTGTTGACATCAAAAGCTGCTACCTAACAAACGATAAAAGAGTTCTGGACCCCAATCTTAGTGTTGAAGAAAAGGAAAAGATAATGTATTCTATTCCAAAAAGTGATATCCTTACTGATATTCCTCCCAGACAACACTTGCTTTTTTGGGCGGACGGTATGGCAAACAGAGGAACATTTCACTTGAATTTTAAATTAGACACAATCGCCTCTAACTGGATTGCCCTGTATGACGCCAATGGTAGAACATTAATTGACTCTATCACTGTACCGGCTAATATCCCGGCCAATTTCTCCTATGCACGTGAAGCTGACGGCAAAAGCAAATGGGTTATTAAAGGCGGAAGCGACGAAAGCTATGTAACACCGGAAACAAACAATCTGACTCAGGATAAACAGGAAAAAGTAGTTGGCTTCCGTAAGCATGATGCGATTGGTATAGGAATGTCTGTTATGGCTATGAGTATCGTTTTTTTCGGACTGATTTTATTATATCTCTCTTTCCGTATTGTTGGCGCTATCAGCGTTAAGCTGGCCAAAAGAAATGCTATGAGAGCTCACGGTATCACAGATCTGAAAGAAGCTAAGGAGAAAGCAATGGGAACAGAATCGGGTGAGGTATTTGCTGCCATTGCTCTTGCATTGCATGAGTATCAGGATAACGTTCACGATATAGAAGATACGATTTTAACCATCAACAGGGTAAAACGTAACTACTCCCCGTGGAGTTCCAAAATATACACTTTGCGTCAGACACCTAGAAAATAG
- a CDS encoding acyl-CoA carboxylase subunit beta, with protein MSNQLEKVKELIELRTQARLGGGEKAIEKQHAKGKYTARERIAQLLDEGSFEEMDMFVKHRCTNFGQDKKHFLGDGVVTGYGTIEGRLVYVFAQDFTVFGGSLSETMAQKICKVMDMAMKMGAPCIGINDSGGARIQEGINALAGYAEIFQRNIMASGVIPQISGIFGPCAGGAVYSPALTDFTLMTEGTSYMFLTGPKVVKTVTGEDVTQENLGGASVHASKSGVTHFTAANGEEGLAVIRKLLSYIPQNNLEEAPIINCTDPIDRLEDSLNEIIPDSPNKPYDMYEVIGAIVDNSEFLEVQKDYAKNIIIGFARFNGQSVGVVANQPKFLAGVLDSNASRKAARFVRFCDAFNIPLVTLVDVPGFLPGTGQEYNGVILHGAKLLYAYGEATVPKVTVTLRKSYGGSHIVMSCKQLRGDMNYAWPTAEIAVMGGAGAVEVLYAKEAKEEADPAAFMAQKEAEYTKLFANPYNAATYGYIDDVIEPRNTRFRIIRALQQLQTKKVMNPAKKHGNIPL; from the coding sequence ATGAGTAACCAGCTTGAAAAAGTAAAAGAGCTTATTGAACTTCGCACTCAGGCTCGTCTAGGTGGTGGCGAAAAAGCTATAGAGAAGCAACATGCCAAAGGTAAATATACAGCCCGTGAGCGTATAGCCCAATTGTTAGATGAAGGTAGTTTTGAAGAAATGGATATGTTTGTAAAACACAGATGTACCAATTTCGGTCAGGATAAAAAACATTTCCTTGGCGATGGTGTAGTTACCGGTTACGGAACTATCGAAGGCCGATTGGTCTACGTTTTCGCTCAGGACTTCACCGTGTTCGGAGGTTCTTTGTCTGAAACGATGGCACAGAAAATCTGTAAAGTAATGGATATGGCTATGAAAATGGGTGCACCTTGCATCGGTATCAATGATTCAGGTGGTGCCCGTATTCAGGAAGGCATCAATGCATTGGCCGGTTATGCCGAAATATTCCAACGCAACATTATGGCTTCGGGTGTGATCCCTCAAATTTCCGGTATCTTCGGTCCATGTGCCGGTGGAGCAGTTTACTCTCCTGCCCTGACAGACTTTACTCTGATGACTGAAGGAACTTCTTATATGTTCCTTACCGGTCCTAAAGTAGTAAAAACCGTTACCGGAGAAGATGTTACTCAGGAAAATCTTGGAGGTGCAAGTGTACATGCTTCTAAATCAGGAGTTACCCATTTCACTGCTGCTAATGGAGAAGAAGGATTGGCCGTTATACGCAAACTCCTCAGCTACATTCCGCAAAACAATCTGGAAGAGGCTCCTATCATTAACTGTACGGACCCAATCGATCGCTTGGAGGACTCTCTTAACGAAATTATTCCCGATAGTCCAAACAAACCATATGATATGTACGAGGTAATCGGTGCTATTGTAGATAACAGTGAATTCCTTGAAGTTCAGAAAGATTATGCAAAAAATATAATCATCGGCTTTGCCCGTTTCAACGGACAATCAGTAGGTGTAGTTGCTAACCAACCTAAGTTTCTGGCTGGTGTACTTGATAGCAACGCTTCACGTAAAGCTGCACGTTTCGTGCGTTTTTGCGACGCATTCAACATTCCATTAGTTACTCTCGTAGACGTTCCGGGATTCCTACCGGGTACAGGACAAGAGTACAACGGTGTTATCCTGCACGGTGCCAAATTACTATATGCATATGGCGAAGCTACAGTGCCTAAAGTCACAGTTACGCTACGTAAATCTTATGGTGGTTCGCACATCGTGATGAGTTGCAAGCAGCTCCGCGGAGATATGAACTATGCATGGCCTACCGCTGAAATTGCTGTAATGGGTGGTGCCGGTGCCGTAGAAGTGCTATACGCTAAAGAGGCTAAAGAAGAAGCTGATCCAGCTGCATTCATGGCTCAAAAAGAAGCAGAATATACCAAATTGTTCGCAAACCCTTACAACGCAGCCACATATGGCTATATAGATGATGTTATCGAACCGAGAAACACTCGCTTCCGTATCATCCGTGCATTGCAACAATTACAAACAAAGAAAGTAATGAACCCGGCCAAGAAACATGGTAATATTCCATTATAA
- the mce gene encoding methylmalonyl-CoA epimerase, protein MKISHIEHLGIAVKSIEEALPYYENVLGLKCYNIETVEDQKVRTAFLKVGETKIELLEPTCPESTIAKFIENKGVGVHHVAFALEDGVANALAEAESKEIRLIDKAPRKGAEGLSIAFLHPKSTLGVLTELCEH, encoded by the coding sequence ATGAAGATTTCACACATTGAGCATTTAGGCATTGCTGTAAAAAGCATTGAAGAAGCTCTTCCGTATTACGAAAATGTATTAGGTTTGAAATGTTACAACATTGAAACCGTAGAAGACCAAAAAGTAAGAACTGCATTCCTGAAAGTAGGCGAAACGAAGATTGAATTACTCGAACCTACTTGTCCCGAAAGTACCATCGCTAAATTTATTGAAAACAAAGGCGTAGGAGTTCATCATGTAGCATTTGCTCTTGAAGACGGTGTAGCCAATGCTTTGGCAGAAGCAGAAAGCAAAGAGATCCGCTTGATAGACAAAGCTCCGCGCAAAGGAGCTGAGGGGTTAAGTATTGCATTTCTACACCCAAAATCAACTCTCGGCGTATTAACTGAACTTTGCGAACACTAA
- a CDS encoding GNAT family N-acetyltransferase: MPLKLTTYYRGNEIPDLPGKNIFHSKELFLMYEAAPGYTPILIVASKEGKPVAKLLATTRRSTHFFPPSFIKRCDIYGVGEYLDEQIDKEAVFGEILEHLTNEALRDAFLIEFRNLENPLFGYKHFRANNYFAINWLRVRNSLHSIKSVEERFSASRIRQIKKGLKMGASVYEADSIKDIQAFSHMMRRIYSARIRRYFPGFEFFQHMDTRLIQDGMGKIFVVKYKEKIIGGAVCVFSEDTAYLWFSGGMRKTYALQYPGILSVWMALKDAHENGYRHLEFMDVGLPFRRHGYRDFVLRFGGKQISTRRWFRIRWHFLNNILIKTYV, encoded by the coding sequence ATGCCATTAAAACTTACTACATATTATAGGGGAAATGAGATACCGGATTTACCGGGAAAGAACATTTTTCATTCTAAGGAGCTGTTTCTTATGTACGAAGCCGCTCCAGGTTACACGCCGATACTCATTGTAGCCTCCAAGGAAGGTAAACCTGTAGCAAAATTACTAGCCACCACACGCAGAAGTACTCATTTTTTTCCGCCGAGCTTCATTAAGCGATGTGACATATACGGCGTAGGTGAATATTTAGATGAACAGATCGACAAAGAAGCTGTCTTTGGCGAAATATTAGAACACCTAACAAATGAAGCTCTACGCGATGCTTTTCTCATAGAATTTCGCAACCTGGAAAATCCATTGTTCGGCTATAAACATTTCCGGGCTAACAACTATTTTGCTATAAATTGGTTAAGAGTTAGAAATTCGCTTCATAGCATAAAATCAGTAGAAGAACGATTCAGTGCTTCGCGCATCAGACAAATCAAGAAAGGTCTTAAAATGGGGGCATCTGTATACGAAGCCGACTCAATAAAGGATATACAAGCTTTCTCACATATGATGCGCCGAATATATTCGGCACGGATACGCCGTTATTTTCCGGGCTTCGAATTCTTTCAACACATGGACACGCGGCTTATCCAAGACGGAATGGGAAAAATATTTGTAGTTAAATATAAGGAGAAGATTATCGGAGGAGCAGTCTGCGTGTTCTCTGAAGATACTGCCTATTTGTGGTTTTCAGGAGGGATGCGTAAAACTTATGCACTGCAATACCCTGGTATATTATCCGTATGGATGGCACTTAAAGATGCCCATGAAAACGGATATCGACATTTGGAATTCATGGATGTGGGGTTGCCATTCCGGAGGCATGGCTACCGAGATTTTGTACTTCGCTTCGGAGGAAAACAAATCAGTACTCGCCGTTGGTTCCGCATACGATGGCACTTTTTAAATAATATTTTAATAAAAACATATGTTTAA
- a CDS encoding nitroreductase family protein, translated as MEHFGELIKSRRSMRKFTDQELTQEEVLALLKAALMSPTSKRSNSWQFIVVDDREQLKQLAHCKEHGASFLSDATMAIVVTADPLASDVWIEDASIASIMIQLQAEDLGLGSCWIQIRERYTAAGMPAGEFVHGVLDIPLQLQVLSIIAIGHKGMERKPFDEEHLLWEKVHINRFGGQ; from the coding sequence ATGGAACATTTTGGTGAATTGATAAAGAGTCGTCGCAGTATGCGGAAGTTTACTGATCAAGAATTGACTCAGGAAGAGGTGCTTGCGCTACTTAAAGCAGCACTAATGTCTCCTACTTCTAAAAGGAGTAATTCTTGGCAATTTATAGTAGTTGACGATAGAGAGCAACTTAAACAATTGGCACATTGCAAAGAACATGGAGCTTCTTTTCTGAGCGATGCGACGATGGCGATTGTGGTTACAGCCGATCCGTTGGCAAGTGATGTTTGGATTGAAGATGCCTCTATCGCTTCTATCATGATTCAACTTCAGGCTGAAGATTTGGGCTTGGGCAGTTGCTGGATACAGATACGCGAACGCTACACTGCTGCGGGTATGCCTGCTGGCGAGTTTGTGCATGGTGTGCTTGATATTCCGTTGCAACTACAGGTGTTATCTATTATTGCCATCGGGCATAAGGGAATGGAGCGCAAACCTTTCGATGAGGAGCATTTGCTGTGGGAAAAAGTTCATATTAATAGATTCGGAGGGCAATAG